The Pandoraea apista genomic interval CGATGTTCGTCTGCGGCGAGAACCCCGTGCGAACGTGCGCGACTTCTCGCAAATACGTGGTGGCGCCGCCCACTGTGCGTACCGGAATGTTGTTCAGCCCTTCGACCGTTGGCGGCGAACCGTTCATGTCGACGGTGTACTCGCGCGGGCCGATCTTTGCCGTACCGGTCGGCAGGATCAGGTTCTGGGCGTTCACGGCGGCGACCACGTCTTGCGCCGTCAAGCCCTTGGCGAGCAGGGCGCGCGTGTCGATGTCCACCGAAATCAGGCGGGTCTTGCCGCCATACGGATAGGGCACGGCGGCCCCGGGGATCGTGACCAGTTGCGGACGCAGAAAGTTGAGCGCAGTGTCGTTAAGCGCAGGCTCCGACAGACTGGGGCTCGACAGGCCGAGCTGCATCACCGGGATCGAGGAGGCCGAGTAACTGATGACGAGCGGCGGTGTCGCCCCCGGCGGCATTTGCTTGACCTGCGCCTGCTCGACCGCGACGACCTGCGCGATCGCCGTCTGGATATTGGCCGTGGGTTGCAGGAAGATCTTGATGATGCCGATGCCCGGCAACGACTGCGACTCGATGTGCTCGATATTGTTGACGGTGGTGGTCAGCCCGCGTTCGTTACCGGAGATCATCCGGTCGGCGATGTCCTGCGCCGACAGACCGTTGTAGGTCCAGATGATGCTGATTACTGGGATATTGATTTCCGGCAGCACGTCGACCGGGGTGCGCATGAGCGCAAGCGGCGTGGCGAGCAGGATCAGAATGGCCATCACGATGAACGTGTATGGCCGTTTGAGCGCAACGTTAACAATCCACATGGTTCAGACGCGCTCGGGCGCAGTCGCAGGCGTACGGACAAGGGCCGTCCGGCACGTGCGCAGACGCGCTGTCCCGGTACCGGATGGAACGCCGCCATGGTAGGGGCGCACCCCCAACGCCAAAATGGCGCCAAAATGGCGAAATTGCCATAAATCATTCAACGCCCCGCAAAGCCGCACGGCATAAGGCTTTGCTGGTCTGTCCGACGATGGGAGTGGCATATTACGGTGTGTTGCGTTATAAAGTTGACACACCAAAAGTCGCCGCCCGATAGCCCACGGCCTGCCGTTTCCGCCGGGGCCGCGGTTGCCGGCGTCGAGAACCCCAGTCCCACGCAGGAAAGCAATGACCGAACGTCCGACGTCTCCTCCAGAACCTCAGCCCGTCTCCGGTACCGTCACCCGCAGCGCTATTTTCCTCGTCGCCACCGTGCGTGACGACGAAGCGGCTCACGCGAGCGTGCGGGGCTGGTGTGCCGATGCTGCTGCTTATGTCCGCTCGGTCGGCAAGCGTGTGCCGTCGGGCAATTTGTCGTGTGTGGTGGGCTTCAGCGACAACGCCTGGGACCGTCTATTCGGCGACCCGCGGCCTGCCGAGCTGCATCCGTTCCGTGAATTCGGTTCGGGCAAGCGGCATGCACCGGCCACGCCCGGCGATCTGCTGCTGCACATTCGCGCCGACCAGATGGACCTCTGCTTCGATCTTGCAACGCTCATGCTCAATAAGCTGGGCGACGCAGTGACTGTGATCGACGAGGTTCACGGCTTCCGCTATTTCGATATGCGCAGCATGGTCGGTTTCGTCGACGGTACCGAGAACCCCGTGGGCAAGGAAGCGCTCGAATTCACGGTGATGGGCGACGAAGACCCCGAATTCGAAGGCGGTAGCTATGTCCTCGTGCAGAAGTATCTTCATGACATGGCGGGCTGGAACGCACTGCCGGTCGAGGCGCAGGAGCGCATTATCGGGCGCACCAAACTCTCCGACGTCGAACTCGATGAGGGCGTGAAGCCCAGTTGGTCGCACAGCGCCCTGACCACGCTTGAGGAAGATGGCAAGGAAATCAAGATCCTGCGTGACAATATGCCGTTCGGCCGCCCCGGTTCCGCCGAGTTCGGCACCTACTTCATCGGCTATGCCCGCTCCCCGGCCCCTATCGAGCAAATGCTCGAGAACATGTTCGTGGGGCGTCCGCCCGGGAATTACGATCGTCTGCTCGACTTCAGCAACGCCGTGACCGGCGGGCTGTTCTTCGTGCCGTCGGCGCCGCTGCTTGAAGCGCTTGCCGAGCGCGAGCCCCCGGCGGCGGCCACCGAGTCGGCGACGATCAAGACACTGATCGATGCAGCGTCGGCGGCCACGCCCGTGGTCGACGTCACGGTATCGTCTCTCACCTCATCGAGCGCCGCCCCGGCGGATGGCTCACTGCAAATCGGATCGCTTAAAGGAGTTTCTCAGGCATGAATAACCTGCATCGCGAACTGGCCCCCATTTCGAACGCCGCCTGGGCGCAAATCGAAGAAGAGGTGGCGCGCACGTTCAAGCGGACGGTCGCCGGCCGTCGAGTCGTCGACGTCAAGGGCCCGGGCGGTCTGGCGCTCGCGGGCGTTGGCACGGGTCATCAGAAGGCCATCGATGCGCCGTTCGACGGCGTGGGTGCGCGTCAGCGCGAAGTGATGCCGCTCGTGGCACTGCGTGTGCCGTTCGAACTGTCGCGTGAAGCGATCGACGATGTCGAGCGCGGCGCCAACGACTCGGATTGGCAACCGGCCAAGGACGCCGCCATCAAGCTGGCATACGCAGAAGATCGCGCGATTTTCGACGGTTACAAAGCCGCGCACATCACAGGGGTGCGCGAAGGCACGTCGAACCCGGTGCTGCCGCTGCCGGCGAACATTGCCGATTACCCGACCGTGATCGCCAAGGCGCTGGAGCAGCTTCGCCTGGAAGGGGTCGATGGTCCGTACAGCGTGCTGCTGGGCGCCGACGCCTACACGGCGGTGACCGAGGCCAACGATCAGGGCTATCCGATTCTCGAGCACATCGGGCACATTGTGAGCGGCGAGATCATCTGGGCGCCGGCCATCGACGGCGGCTGCATTCTCTCCACGCGCGGCGGCGACTACGAGATGCACATCGGTCAGGATGTCTCGATCGGTTACCTCGACCACACCGCGACCACGGTTCGCCTGTACCTCGAAGAGACCTTCACGTTCCTGATGCTGACGGCGGAGGCCGGTGTCTCGGTCGGTCAGGCCAAACCGGTAGATGGAAAGAAGAAGTCGAAATAACTTGAGGTAAGTCGAGCAAGTCTCTGACGGAAAAAGAAAAACGGCTGAAGGCAAAACGTTGCCCTCAGCCGTTTTTTCATGGTCGCTACCGCAATCAGTTGGCGGCAGGCGCCTGTGCGTCCATCGGCTTCTCGATGATGACGCGGCGGTTGTCCCGCGCGATGACCTTCATCGGCAAGCCGAGCGTTTCCAGCACCGTGAACTTCTCCGGATCGACCAGCGCCAGTGCCTTGGGGGCGGCCATCCAGACATCGGCAAACTTGTCGAGCGTCGGAATCCAGCTATCGGGGGCTTGCGAGATGCCGAATTCCAGTTCGTCCTGTACCGCCACCATCGTCATCGGCTGACGCAGGTAGTACGGCATGGTGTGGTCGAGCGTGCCGACCGAGTAGAACGGCGTGTCCGGTCCGAGACGATCCATTTCCGCGCGCACCGCCGGCACCAGATCGATCCCCGAACTCGCGCGTCCGAAGGCTTCGTGGCCCGTGCCGCCGATCATTGTGAAGGCCAGCCAGGTGCCTGCAAATGCAATGAGCGCCTGCTTCGTGCTGCGCTTGCTCAGCCAGTGGGTGATACCGATACCAATCAGGCCGACAACGCTTGCCGCGTACAGGTAATACGAAAACGCACGGTAGGATTCCACCGGGTTGCGGCTGTCCGAGTGATGCGAGAGGAACACCAGACACGTCACGATCGTGCCGGCGAACAGCACGACGGACACCACGAGATGCTTGCGCAGCGAATCGCGCGAGATGCCCGCAATGCCCAGCCCGATGAGCAGCGCGATGGCTGGCACGATCGGCAGCACGTACGAAATGAGCTTCGAGTGCGACAAAGAGAAGAAGCAGAAGATGAAGACGGCCCAGACCGTCGTCATCAGCACCGGACGAAAGCCGTTGGCCTGACGCGGGACGGCACGCGACGCCGAGAAGGCACGCGGGACCATCGACAGCCACGGCAGGAAGCCGACGATCAGCACCGGGACGAAGTACCAGAGGGCGCCGGGGCGATGGTGATCGGGCTTCAGGAAGCGGTTGAAGTGTTCGTTGATGAAGAAGAAATCGAAGAACGAGGGGTTACGCGCCATCACGGCAGCGAACCACGGCACGGTCACGGCGAGCAGCACGATCAGGCCGCTGACGATATAAAGGCGTTTCCACAAGGCCCAGTCGCGTGAAATCAGCGTGTAGATCACGAGCACGGCACCCGGCAACACTACGCCGATCAGCCCTTTGCTCAGGACCGACAGTCCCATCGCCGCCCAGCACAACCACATCCAGTTACGGGTCTGCGTGTCGGTGAGCCCCGGCCGCTGCGCCAGCAGCAGCGAGCACAGCACCAGCGTCATCATGAACGACAGGCCCATGTCGAGCACGTTGAAGTGACCGAGCAGGCTCCACAGCGGAGCGCTTGCCAGGGTGAGCGCGGCGAAAAAGCCTGCACGAGCGCCGAATACCCGACGTCCGGTGTAGCCAACGAGCAGCACGCCGCCGAAGCCAGTCAGGGCGGTCCACAGGCGTGCCTGCCAGTCGCCCAGACCGAAGATCATGAACGTCAGGGCGTTCATCCACGTCTGGAGGGGCGGTTTCTCGAAGTAAAGATAGCCGTTATAGCGCGGCGTGACCCAGTCGCCTGTGGCCAGCATTTCGCGCGCCATTTCGGCGTAGCGGCCTTCGTCGCTTGGAATCAGATGGCGCAAATTCAATACGCCAAACCAAACCAGGGCGAACACGGCGAGCAGCCACAGCAGGGCGGCGGGAGAGATCGGCCAGGGTTCCAACTCGGCGTCACGTTGAGGGCGTGTGGACATGAATGCGAAGCTTCCGGTCTTGATGAATAAGGTAAAGGTAATGAATCTGGCGAACGACGATCAGGCGCTTGGCGTGGAGGTGGCGTCCGGGTTGGGCAACGTGACGCGTACGTGAAGACCGCGTGGTGGTGTCAGGCTGGCATCTTTCAGGCTCACCTGGCCGCCGAGGCGGTCAA includes:
- a CDS encoding Dyp-type peroxidase — translated: MTERPTSPPEPQPVSGTVTRSAIFLVATVRDDEAAHASVRGWCADAAAYVRSVGKRVPSGNLSCVVGFSDNAWDRLFGDPRPAELHPFREFGSGKRHAPATPGDLLLHIRADQMDLCFDLATLMLNKLGDAVTVIDEVHGFRYFDMRSMVGFVDGTENPVGKEALEFTVMGDEDPEFEGGSYVLVQKYLHDMAGWNALPVEAQERIIGRTKLSDVELDEGVKPSWSHSALTTLEEDGKEIKILRDNMPFGRPGSAEFGTYFIGYARSPAPIEQMLENMFVGRPPGNYDRLLDFSNAVTGGLFFVPSAPLLEALAEREPPAAATESATIKTLIDAASAATPVVDVTVSSLTSSSAAPADGSLQIGSLKGVSQA
- a CDS encoding family 1 encapsulin nanocompartment shell protein, with the protein product MNNLHRELAPISNAAWAQIEEEVARTFKRTVAGRRVVDVKGPGGLALAGVGTGHQKAIDAPFDGVGARQREVMPLVALRVPFELSREAIDDVERGANDSDWQPAKDAAIKLAYAEDRAIFDGYKAAHITGVREGTSNPVLPLPANIADYPTVIAKALEQLRLEGVDGPYSVLLGADAYTAVTEANDQGYPILEHIGHIVSGEIIWAPAIDGGCILSTRGGDYEMHIGQDVSIGYLDHTATTVRLYLEETFTFLMLTAEAGVSVGQAKPVDGKKKSK
- a CDS encoding glycosyltransferase family 39 protein; translation: MSTRPQRDAELEPWPISPAALLWLLAVFALVWFGVLNLRHLIPSDEGRYAEMAREMLATGDWVTPRYNGYLYFEKPPLQTWMNALTFMIFGLGDWQARLWTALTGFGGVLLVGYTGRRVFGARAGFFAALTLASAPLWSLLGHFNVLDMGLSFMMTLVLCSLLLAQRPGLTDTQTRNWMWLCWAAMGLSVLSKGLIGVVLPGAVLVIYTLISRDWALWKRLYIVSGLIVLLAVTVPWFAAVMARNPSFFDFFFINEHFNRFLKPDHHRPGALWYFVPVLIVGFLPWLSMVPRAFSASRAVPRQANGFRPVLMTTVWAVFIFCFFSLSHSKLISYVLPIVPAIALLIGLGIAGISRDSLRKHLVVSVVLFAGTIVTCLVFLSHHSDSRNPVESYRAFSYYLYAASVVGLIGIGITHWLSKRSTKQALIAFAGTWLAFTMIGGTGHEAFGRASSGIDLVPAVRAEMDRLGPDTPFYSVGTLDHTMPYYLRQPMTMVAVQDELEFGISQAPDSWIPTLDKFADVWMAAPKALALVDPEKFTVLETLGLPMKVIARDNRRVIIEKPMDAQAPAAN